A genomic region of Gossypium hirsutum isolate 1008001.06 chromosome D01, Gossypium_hirsutum_v2.1, whole genome shotgun sequence contains the following coding sequences:
- the LOC107921852 gene encoding cytochrome P450 CYP82D47 produces MDLFHSFSSLPPILALSIFLFALVWILKTSLKSITQKREAPEAGNSWPVIGHLHLLRGPKPPHIVLSDMAEKCGPIFTIKMGVHRALIVSDHKTAKECLTINDKAFASRPSTLAMEYLSYNHAMFGFAPYGNHWRQLRKLATLELLSTHRLEQLRHVRESEIKTSLKELYQFWEEKKDGSDTVLVEMKKWFKSATLNVILRMIVGKRIPSSTNDAESEKWKTALKEFFDLSGKFVVSDALPYLRWFDIGGDERLMKKVRKELDEVAEGWLKDHKGKRSSDKLNKSNDGFMDVMLSIATDTQKHDADTINKATCLALILAASDTTMVTLTWALSLLLNNKDELRKLQEELDIHVGKDKLVEESDMENLVYLKAIIKETLRLYPAAPLLVPHESMEDCTVSGYHIPAGTRLFINVYKLQRDQRVWSDPCEFRPQRFLTTHRDIDFRGKNFELIPFGSGRRMCPGVSFGIQVLELVLASVVQGFELKTPLEEAVDMSEAIGMTNLKATPLQLLVTPRLPSCCY; encoded by the exons ATGgatctttttcattcattttcatcactTCCACCCATTCTTGCTTTGTCCATCTTTCTTTTCGCACTTGTATGGATATTAAAAACTAGTTTAAAGAGCATAACCCAAAAGAGAGAGGCACCAGAAGCTGGAAATTCATGGCCTGTAATCGGCCATCTTCATCTCCTAAGAGGACCCAAACCACCGCACATAGTCCTAAGCGACATGGCTGAGAAATGCGGTCCTATCTTCACCATCAAGATGGGTGTTCATAGAGCTTTGATTGTCAGTGATCACAAAACTGCTAAAGAGTGTTTAACCATAAACGACAAAGCCTTTGCCAGTCGTCCATCCACGCTTGCCATGGAGTACTTGAGTTACAATCATGCCATGTTTGGGTTCGCCCCTTACGGAAACCACTGGCGTCAATTGCGTAAACTTGCCACTCTTGAGCTCCTCTCCACCCACCGCCTCGAACAACTAAGACATGTCCGAGAATCTGAGATCAAAACATCACTAAAAGAGTTATATCAGTTTTGGGAggagaagaaagatggatccgaTACCGTTTTGGTGGAGATGAAGAAATGGTTTAAGAGTGCAACTCTGAACGTGATTCTAAGGATGATAGTAGGGAAACGGATTCCAAGTTCGACTAACGATGCAGAGAGTGAAAAATGGAAAACAGCGTTGAAGGAGTTCTTTGATTTGAGTGGGAAATTTGTGGTATCCGATGCGTTGCCTTATTTAAGATGGTTCGATATCGGAGGAGACGAGCGGTTGATGAAAAAAGTAAGAAAAGAGCTAGACGAAGTCGCCGAGGGATGGTTAAAAGATCATAAGGGAAAGAGATCATCAGATAAACTAAACAAGAGCAATGATGGTTTCATGGATGTTATGCTTTCAATCGCCACTGATACACAGAAACATGATGCCGATACCATCAACAAAGCCACCTGCTTG GCTTTGATCTTAGCAGCTTCGGATACAACAATGGTGACACTGACATGGGCTTTGTCTTTACTTCTCAACAACAAGGATGAACTGAGAAAATTACAAGAAGAACTAGACATCCATGTAGGAAAAGACAAACTGGTCGAAGAATCAGATATGGAGAACTTAGTCTATCTTAAAGCAATCATCAAAGAAACTTTGCGCTTATATCCCGCTGCACCACTTTTGGTGCCCCATGAATCCATGGAAGACTGCACTGTTAGTGGCTACCACATTCCTGCAGGGACCCGACtatttataaatgtttataaaCTTCAACGCGACCAACGAGTGTGGTCAGACCCTTGTGAATTTCGGCCCCAAAGGTTCCTGACAACCCACAGAGATATAGATTTTAGAGGGAAGAATTTCGAGCTGATTCCGTTTGGAAGTGGGCGAAGAATGTGCCCCGGGGTTTCATTTGGGATTCAAGTATTGGAACTCGTACTGGCAAGTGTGGTGCAGGGGTTTGAGTTGAAGACTCCATTGGAAGAAGCAGTGGATATGAGTGAAGCCATAGGAATGACAAACTTGAAAGCCACTCCACTTCAACTTCTCGTAACTCCACGCCTTCCTTCTTGTTGCTATTAG